ATTGCCCCCGCGAAATTCATCAAAAATATTAATCCCAATCTCTGCCCTAAAGCCAAACATCCATGCTCCACCATAGCCAATCGGCACATGATTCCTGGCCACAACAAATCCCACATAAGTTTCAATTGGCAGGCGTCTTGTCGGAGTAAGCTCAAATAGGGCAATTTCAATCTTGGGGTCATTGCTCCAACGATAAAATGTCACATAATTTGCATCCGTATAGGTTACTGTGTCTGTCTCTCGTCCTCGAGATGCAAGTGCTCCACGACAAACATCAATAAGTTTTTTAGCATTAGAATGCGAGATTTTAATTAAGCCTGTTTGCTTAGTGCGTATCCTCGGAAATCTTAAAAATGTACGTGACCATTTATTTCTATTGGCTTTCCAGCGTACCCATAGCTCTAACGAGTTGAATATGTAATCACGTAAACGATCTGTTGTTGGCAAAGTTTCAAATTGAAGCAGTAGCCATCCAAGTTGATTAAGCTTCGAACGAGACAATAAAATTTCCAACTGCTTTTGAATTGAGAAAACTTCATCTAAAACTGCGTCTCTCTCAATTGTGAAGATAATTTCCTGCAAAAAATCATCAATAGCCGACTCTTCACTTAATACCGTATCCCAATCTATCGATGCAGCATGCCGAGGATCAGTAGATAAAATCTTCAATAAATCAAAGCTGAAGCAATCCACTCGATTTGTCGCTGCAATGCCGGAATCCAGTAAATAATTGGGGTTTTTCTTTCTACGCTGTGAAATGAAGCGATTTAGATCATTTAATCTTAATTCAGCATAGCGAGACAATCGCCTACTGTCCTGATGAGCACACTCAAAAAGCAATATGTCGTGTAGAACAGCGACTTGCTTATTACTTAGCTTGGTAAATCTTGGCTTTAGCTTCAATGCATCAAGCCGCATTTTTTGTCCCTTTTCGCTACGGTCGCTCTTGTAACGATTCAAACAGTTAAGCAATTTTATAGCCATAGATAGCTAATTTTAGTTTCCGAAACGATTTTTTCGCATCGCTAAAATTTTCTCGTAAGTAGCTTTGAGCTTGATAAATTGCTCTACTCGCGCTGGGTCAGGATTTGTATCAGGGTGATACTCTTTCACAAAACGTCGATATTGTTGCTTGATCTCATCATCTGTTGCTGCATCATCGAGTCCGAATTGATGGAGCAAACGAGAATATTCATCAACTCCATCTCGCGGTCGCAAGTATCCGGGAATTGTTTTCTCAGGAATAATTTTTTTTAAGTATTGAAAAACTGGAAACTTAATGCCCATTCCCGGCAAAATCAAACTTGAGATTGCAATTAATAAAGCTAAAGTTAAAATAACCGGGAAAAACATTCCATAAAAACCTGAAAAAAGTAACCTCAAGCGCATTAAATAATTTAGTTGGTGAGCCAGCTTAAGCTCATCAATGCGACTGCGAGCAAATGCGCGTAACTCTGGTCCTTTCGCATTCAACGCAAGTTCAAAGCGCAGTTTTGCATTATCTTCACTCGGATCGGGTCGGCGTAGAAGAATTTGATCAAACGCTTGACGCGCTGCTTCAGAATCCTGATTTTTTAAGGCGGCAAAAACTCTCCAAGTGAATATGGCTAATAGGCTCTGAGTAGCTTGCGGATTACTTGCCTCAAGCTGTTCAACCAAGCCTTTAACTTTCTCGTCTGCAAACGGCCAAAACTCCTGCCCCTCAAGATTTGCCAGGGTAGTTTCAATCGCCGAACTAGCAATTGAAAAAACAGACTCCGATCGATATGCCAAATCTATTTCCGCAAGCTGCCGTAAGGCAATATTAGATTGACTCTTCTCAATATTTTTTCTCGCCAGTTGGGAAATAAAAACAGTGATTTCTTCTTCAAGGAATTTTTTCTCAAGATCAGATTTAGTAAAATCTCTTAAGGCCACAACTGCAACAGCATCTTCCTTGCCTTGAAAAGATTTAGCATCAGAATATAATTTTCTTAAATGCTCCAACTCCGTTTGGCACTGCGCTAGTCCGAGCTTATTGATACTCTGCTGCAAGTCTGAGTTTGCATTTCCAGTTTTTAGATTGCCTAATTCGAGCTCAGCGCATATTTTACAGAGAGCAATCTGCAGTTGGTCAGACCTTTGCACTAAAGGAATAATTTGCTCTTCAGGCAAAGCGCCCGATCGCAAAGCCTCCCAGACGACTTGAGCTGCTCCTTGACTATCATTCGCAACTTTCCCTGTAATTTGCTGTAAGAGCGACTCTTGCTCTGCCTTTAAAGTAGCTTGTGAGGAGTCAGAATTTAAATTCTCTGCATCGGCCTGTAAGCTAAAGTTAAACACCAATGCAAATAGCAAGATTAGCCGGTAATCGCGTAACAATCGAGAAACTCTCAGAAATAATTTACCGGCACCTCGGAGCGTCTCACAATTTAGCATATTAGGTGTTTGGTCGAGTAATCATTCCATAAAAGCGTAAAGTAATATTTTGTTCAGCAGGATCACTTAAACTAGTTTGGATACTAACTTCACCTGAAAGCGGGCCAACGTAATTTTTATCGACATCAAGTAAGAGTTGGTGAGTATTTGCTTCCAGTTCTGGCTTAATGACCATCACAGTGACGGCCTCGAGAGAACTTTTGGCACTGATAATTTTAAACGCCTGGGCACTTGCAGATTGAATTTCAACGCGCTGAGTGAGCTGCTGTGAATTAGGATTTACTAGCATGCCAAACGAAATATCACTGGGTGTTAAAACTAGGTCGCCAACAATCTCAGCAAAAATTGGGATACTTACAACTGGAGTTGATGTGCTGGTAGTGCGTACGACAATTCTACTCTTAAGCAAGCCTACTTTGGCACTACTCTTAATACTAACTAATAGTTGATCTTCAGCTTGCTTAGTAATTGTAAAATCATCAGAACGGGAAGTTACTTCAAGAATTTTGACATTCTGTTTCAAGTTCAATTTGACACTTTGTGAAGCTTCGCTACCTTTACGAATCTGACCAAAATATAGTCGTGGAGGGTCGATATTAATTTCACGCTCAACAATTCCCTCTAAATTCAGAACTAAAACTGGTTGGCGCGGGTCATTTGACTCGATACGAATATCTTTACTTTTATAGCCATAAAAGCCCGATGTATCGAATGTTACGTGGATCAAAGTTGCCCCACCAGGTGCGATTGTTGAAGAATCTGCAAGTGCGGCAGTGCAGCCACAACCGGCTTGAAGCTGACGTAGGACTAGTGGCGCTTGACCAAGATTTTTTACTGCGAAATCATGCTTAACTTTAAACCCCTCACTCACTGTCCCAAACTTGTGAGTTACTGCATCAACATAAATCTGTGGCACGTTCTCCTGAGCAAAACACTGCACAGCGACAAGAGATAAGCAGGCAATTATTAGTTTGAGGCGATTTTTTATGGCCACGATTATTTCCCCCATCATGATCTACTTTTAGAATTAATGCTAACTAGGCGTTACTTTCTTCTTTAAATTTTTCAAGTAGTGCGTCGAGTAACTTAGTGTGCACATTGCCTGATATAAAATCGGGATGATCCAGAATCCGTAAATGTAGCTCGATATTAGTTTTGATTCCACCGATAATGCATTCCTTCAGCGCAACCTTCAACTTAGCGATCGCCTCGGAACGGTTTTTTCCATGTGCAATAATTTTTGCAATCAGTGAGTCATAGTATGGAGGTACGCGATAACGATCATAAAGCGCAGAGTCGACACGTATGCCAGGGCCCCCTGGTGCATGAAATCCAATAATCTCACCTGGCGAGGGTCGCAAGGTAAAAGGATCTTCCGCATTAATGCGTGCTTCAATTGCATGACCTTGAACAGTTACATCCTGCTGCGAAAAGGACAACTCTTTACCTGCCGCGATCCAAATTTGTTCCTTAACAATATCTGTACGAGTTACCATTTCAGTCACGGGATGCTCGACCTGAAGCCGTGTATTCATCTCAATAAAATAAAATTCATGCGAGTCTGGACTATACAGAAATTCCATCGTCCCAGCGTTGATATAGTTCATCGCAGACGCCAAACGAACTGCAGCTTCATGAATTTTCTTACGCACTGCCTCGGGCATATTTACCGCAGGCGTCTCTTCAATAATTTTCTGATAGCGCCGCTGCATCGAGCAATCGCGCTCACCTAAGTGCACAATATTTTTAGCCTTATCACCAATAATCTGAACTTCGATATGACGCGCACGCGGTAGAAATTTTTCAATATATATATGCGGGTCGTTAAACGCAGCTTCAACTTCACGTTTAGCTTGGTTAAAGGCATCAACAAATTCTTCTCTTCTGTGAATAATTTTCATGCCGCGACCACCGCCTCCAGCGCTGGCCTTGATCAAAACCGGAAATCCAATTTTCTCAGCCTCTTCCAGTGCTAGCTCCGGATCTGTTCCCGCTTCCTCGCTCCCAGGCACAGTTGGCACCTCATATTTTTTTGCCATGCGTCTTGCACTTGCCTTGTCGCCCATGAGCAGCATATGTCGCGCAGATGGTCCAATAAAGGTCGTGCCACACTGCTGGCAAATTTCTGCAAAGCGCGCGTTTTCGCTTAAGAAGCCATAACCTGGATGAATTGCCTCAGCCCCAGTTGATGCGGCCGCTGAAATAATTGCTGAAATATTTAAATAGGAATCTGTTGACGCGGCAGGCCCGATGCAAACGCTTTCATCGGCAAGCTTAACATGCAAGGCCTCAGCATCAGCTGTAGAATGAACGGATACAGTCTTAATGCCCAATTCATGACAAGCACGGATTACTCGCACCGCGATTTCGCCACGATTTGCAATTAAAACTTTACGAAATGGAGGCTGTAGCATGCGACTATGATTACAACCTATGCCGGCTCAATCCGAAACAGGGCTTCGTTAAATTCAACCATTTGCCCATCGTCGAGACAAACTTCCATAACTT
Above is a window of bacterium DNA encoding:
- a CDS encoding DnaJ domain-containing protein, producing the protein MGIKFPVFQYLKKIIPEKTIPGYLRPRDGVDEYSRLLHQFGLDDAATDDEIKQQYRRFVKEYHPDTNPDPARVEQFIKLKATYEKILAMRKNRFGN
- a CDS encoding DUF1573 domain-containing protein, with protein sequence MAIKNRLKLIIACLSLVAVQCFAQENVPQIYVDAVTHKFGTVSEGFKVKHDFAVKNLGQAPLVLRQLQAGCGCTAALADSSTIAPGGATLIHVTFDTSGFYGYKSKDIRIESNDPRQPVLVLNLEGIVEREINIDPPRLYFGQIRKGSEASQSVKLNLKQNVKILEVTSRSDDFTITKQAEDQLLVSIKSSAKVGLLKSRIVVRTTSTSTPVVSIPIFAEIVGDLVLTPSDISFGMLVNPNSQQLTQRVEIQSASAQAFKIISAKSSLEAVTVMVIKPELEANTHQLLLDVDKNYVGPLSGEVSIQTSLSDPAEQNITLRFYGMITRPNT
- the accC gene encoding acetyl-CoA carboxylase biotin carboxylase subunit, with translation MLQPPFRKVLIANRGEIAVRVIRACHELGIKTVSVHSTADAEALHVKLADESVCIGPAASTDSYLNISAIISAAASTGAEAIHPGYGFLSENARFAEICQQCGTTFIGPSARHMLLMGDKASARRMAKKYEVPTVPGSEEAGTDPELALEEAEKIGFPVLIKASAGGGGRGMKIIHRREEFVDAFNQAKREVEAAFNDPHIYIEKFLPRARHIEVQIIGDKAKNIVHLGERDCSMQRRYQKIIEETPAVNMPEAVRKKIHEAAVRLASAMNYINAGTMEFLYSPDSHEFYFIEMNTRLQVEHPVTEMVTRTDIVKEQIWIAAGKELSFSQQDVTVQGHAIEARINAEDPFTLRPSPGEIIGFHAPGGPGIRVDSALYDRYRVPPYYDSLIAKIIAHGKNRSEAIAKLKVALKECIIGGIKTNIELHLRILDHPDFISGNVHTKLLDALLEKFKEESNA